The following coding sequences lie in one Deinococcus cellulosilyticus NBRC 106333 = KACC 11606 genomic window:
- a CDS encoding GAF domain-containing sensor histidine kinase gives MTMKPLDFLHPASEPEQLSRSVRMARNVMPPLILVTVLGFETLMRLWVEPHATIARLLFYGGVGPLATYFTIAWILEGIKVRARMELEQARLYKELDTVQVLIKRLAEASDLEEVLDVAARGLVQASGARSGMLILSGNVFRVVEENGSVHSNPDTFPTDIPRTIEHRGAENGILLAVPFYSSGSLVGGAYLKFNLEMTSEQRTLVEALSGEVGTAIEAAQQRTRDLMTLYQVDESIRAERNMNRLLESVLTRMMERSGAEAGFAYLVDQDSVLRLVWARDFNGQIHQGGAVSTFARNVAEARTPLMTRDAPSETMLSRASHAIGVPMLEGEHLEGVLVLAYQHNTPLEGPGVQLLALMANQATLAVRNARAYLYSEELAINEERNRIAREIHDGIAQSLAFTAIKLDLAERLLERDPEKARNEIVLSKQTLREQIKEVRRSIFALRPIDLERFGLVETVKKYVSDFGEQHNILTDLNVQGEVPLSPSDEAVIFRILQESLNNVAKHSQAKRVWVSLVAGEAVTLMVGDDGKGFDPDLVGERVTTAGGLGLKQMKERIEARGGSYHIDSQIGQGTTVTVTLPAG, from the coding sequence ATGACCATGAAACCCCTGGATTTCCTGCACCCGGCCAGTGAACCTGAACAGCTGTCCCGCAGTGTGCGGATGGCCCGCAATGTGATGCCGCCCCTGATTCTGGTGACCGTGCTGGGGTTTGAAACCCTGATGCGCCTGTGGGTGGAGCCCCATGCCACCATCGCCCGCCTGTTGTTCTATGGCGGGGTGGGGCCGCTGGCCACGTACTTCACCATTGCCTGGATTCTGGAGGGGATCAAGGTGCGGGCCCGCATGGAACTGGAACAGGCACGGCTGTACAAGGAGCTTGACACCGTGCAGGTGCTGATCAAACGCCTTGCGGAAGCCAGTGACCTTGAGGAGGTGCTGGATGTGGCTGCACGCGGACTGGTGCAGGCCTCTGGAGCAAGGTCTGGAATGCTGATCCTTTCCGGGAATGTTTTCCGGGTGGTGGAAGAAAACGGCAGCGTGCACAGCAACCCTGACACGTTCCCCACCGACATCCCCAGAACGATTGAGCATCGGGGAGCAGAAAACGGCATTCTGCTGGCAGTGCCCTTCTACTCCTCAGGCAGTCTGGTGGGAGGGGCCTACCTGAAATTCAACCTGGAGATGACCAGCGAACAGCGCACCCTGGTGGAGGCCCTCTCTGGAGAAGTGGGAACGGCCATCGAGGCTGCACAGCAGCGCACCCGCGACCTGATGACCCTCTATCAGGTGGATGAGTCCATCCGGGCCGAGCGCAACATGAACCGGCTGCTGGAAAGCGTGCTCACCCGCATGATGGAGCGCAGCGGTGCAGAAGCAGGTTTTGCCTATCTGGTGGACCAGGACAGTGTGCTCCGTCTGGTGTGGGCCAGGGACTTCAACGGCCAGATCCACCAGGGCGGAGCGGTCAGCACCTTTGCCAGAAATGTGGCCGAGGCCCGCACCCCCCTGATGACCCGGGATGCCCCCTCCGAAACCATGCTGAGCCGGGCAAGCCACGCCATTGGGGTGCCCATGCTGGAAGGAGAGCATCTGGAAGGCGTGCTGGTGCTTGCCTACCAGCACAACACCCCGCTGGAGGGACCCGGAGTGCAACTCCTGGCCCTGATGGCCAATCAGGCGACCCTTGCCGTGCGCAACGCCCGTGCCTACCTCTACTCTGAAGAGCTGGCCATCAACGAGGAGCGCAACCGCATTGCCCGTGAAATTCACGACGGCATTGCCCAGAGCCTCGCTTTCACCGCAATCAAACTGGATCTGGCAGAACGCCTGCTGGAACGGGACCCCGAAAAAGCCCGCAACGAGATCGTGCTCTCCAAACAGACCCTGCGCGAGCAGATCAAGGAGGTGCGGCGCAGCATCTTTGCCCTCAGGCCCATTGATCTGGAACGTTTCGGGCTGGTTGAAACCGTCAAGAAATACGTTTCGGACTTCGGAGAGCAGCACAACATCCTCACCGACCTGAACGTGCAGGGCGAGGTGCCGCTCTCCCCCAGCGATGAAGCGGTGATCTTCCGCATTCTGCAAGAAAGCCTGAACAACGTCGCCAAGCACTCCCAGGCCAAAAGGGTGTGGGTTTCACTGGTGGCAGGAGAAGCGGTCACCCTGATGGTCGGAGATGACGGCAAAGGCTTCGATCCCGATCTGGTCGGTGAACGGGTCACCACCGCCGGAGGTCTGGGCCTCAAACAGATGAAAGAACGCATCGAGGCCAGAGGGGGCAGTTACCACATCGACAGCCAGATCGGGCAGGGCACCACGGTGACGGTGACGCTGCCTGCGGGGTAA
- a CDS encoding RNA methyltransferase: MSAFALSVILVSPKTPGNIGSAARAMKNMGAADLRIVAPRCNVLDSEALAFSVHAEDLIRQAPIVDTLEEAISDLDFVMGTTARQRDDLPEPIFPSEVKTLLSSYQKVGIVFGREESGLTTEELARCQSILRIPTSDYASLNLAQAVLLCCYELMQADRSSGAPVTQPAEATEIAPREQMERFYEQLEDFLLKVQYTDKPRVKHKMRQMRKVFDQARMNEEQIRMLRGLWAQALWAAKTKKFVIED, from the coding sequence ATGTCGGCTTTTGCCCTGAGTGTGATTCTCGTTTCCCCCAAGACCCCTGGCAACATCGGCTCCGCTGCACGGGCCATGAAGAACATGGGGGCTGCCGATCTGCGCATTGTGGCCCCCAGATGCAACGTTCTGGACAGCGAAGCCCTGGCTTTCAGTGTGCATGCCGAGGACCTGATCCGTCAGGCCCCCATCGTGGACACGCTGGAGGAGGCCATTTCAGACCTGGATTTCGTGATGGGCACCACCGCCCGCCAGCGGGACGACCTCCCAGAACCCATTTTTCCCTCAGAAGTGAAAACGTTACTCTCCTCATACCAGAAAGTGGGGATTGTCTTTGGCAGAGAAGAATCGGGCCTCACCACCGAAGAACTCGCCCGCTGCCAATCCATCCTGCGCATCCCCACCTCGGACTACGCTTCCCTGAACCTGGCCCAGGCGGTGCTCCTGTGCTGTTACGAACTGATGCAAGCAGACCGCAGCTCTGGTGCCCCTGTCACCCAGCCTGCAGAGGCCACAGAGATTGCTCCGCGTGAGCAGATGGAACGCTTTTATGAGCAGCTTGAAGACTTCCTCCTGAAAGTCCAGTACACCGACAAACCCCGCGTGAAGCACAAGATGCGTCAGATGCGCAAAGTCTTCGATCAGGCCCGCATGAACGAAGAACAGATCCGCATGCTGCGGGGGCTCTGGGCACAGGCCCTCTGGGCAGCGAAGACCAAGAAGTTTGTGATTGAGGATTGA
- a CDS encoding alpha/beta fold hydrolase: protein MILLLHAFPLNSQMYSLLQQELYDAGEEICAPDYPGFGGQEETIESLDGYAQQLLKTLPEEGIVGLGLSMGGYLLMRLLDLAPERFRGAIFANTRMGQDTPEARQNRLNMAEKVLKEGVEFLPQAMLQGLIGKDAPEDIQDSVKTMILQASPEGVAAAQKAMADRPDSREVLSKLQIPVLVIAGSEDTLIPLEAMKDLAEVTKGKLVKLKTAHLSNLLDPEGFNGAVLDFLEELETTGE, encoded by the coding sequence ATGATTCTGCTCTTGCATGCTTTCCCACTGAACAGCCAGATGTACTCGCTTTTGCAGCAGGAACTTTACGATGCCGGAGAGGAAATTTGTGCTCCTGATTACCCGGGCTTTGGAGGTCAGGAAGAAACCATAGAAAGTCTGGATGGTTACGCCCAGCAACTGCTGAAGACCCTGCCAGAAGAGGGGATTGTGGGGCTGGGGCTCAGCATGGGTGGGTACCTGCTGATGCGCCTGCTGGATCTGGCCCCCGAACGCTTCAGGGGAGCCATTTTTGCCAACACCCGGATGGGGCAGGACACCCCGGAGGCCCGGCAAAACCGCCTGAACATGGCCGAAAAGGTGCTCAAAGAGGGCGTGGAGTTCCTTCCACAGGCCATGCTTCAAGGACTCATAGGCAAGGATGCGCCAGAAGACATTCAGGACAGTGTGAAAACCATGATTCTGCAGGCAAGCCCTGAAGGGGTGGCTGCAGCACAAAAGGCCATGGCAGACCGTCCTGACTCCCGTGAGGTGCTCTCGAAGCTTCAGATCCCTGTGCTGGTCATTGCAGGAAGCGAAGACACCCTGATCCCCCTGGAAGCCATGAAAGACCTTGCCGAGGTCACAAAAGGCAAACTTGTGAAGCTGAAGACCGCGCACCTCAGCAACCTGCTGGACCCTGAGGGGTTCAATGGGGCGGTGCTGGATTTTCTGGAGGAACTGGAGACCACCGGGGAGTAG
- a CDS encoding type 1 glutamine amidotransferase domain-containing protein → MKMIGLLLEDYFDEREVIYPYYRVQEAGFGVVVIGPKVAAYHGKTPYSMDATIAASDVNADDLVGLIVPGGFAPDRIRRVKAMTDLIREIDAQRKPLGAICHAGWALISAGVVKGRTLTGFSSIKEDLVNAGANYLDERVVTDGNLVTAQHADDLPAFTKAFVDLF, encoded by the coding sequence ATGAAAATGATTGGTCTCTTGCTCGAAGACTACTTTGACGAACGCGAAGTCATTTACCCTTATTACCGTGTGCAGGAAGCCGGTTTTGGTGTGGTGGTGATCGGCCCCAAAGTGGCTGCCTACCACGGCAAGACCCCTTACAGCATGGACGCCACCATTGCTGCCTCGGATGTGAACGCCGATGATCTGGTGGGTCTGATTGTTCCCGGGGGTTTTGCGCCAGACCGCATCCGCCGGGTCAAAGCCATGACCGACCTGATTCGCGAGATCGATGCCCAGAGGAAACCCCTCGGGGCCATCTGTCACGCCGGGTGGGCCCTGATCAGTGCAGGGGTGGTCAAAGGCCGCACGCTCACCGGGTTCAGTTCCATCAAAGAGGATCTGGTGAATGCGGGTGCAAACTACCTTGATGAACGGGTGGTCACCGATGGAAATCTGGTCACGGCCCAGCACGCCGATGATCTGCCTGCCTTCACGAAGGCTTTTGTCGACCTGTTCTGA
- a CDS encoding glycogen synthase — translation MMPHSKLHVLHVSTEVFPFSRTGGLADVAGALPYALQKHGHESSTLSPWYETLNTPTAPEVIKTFHVYGIGDVVLGRVELDGVNHYFLNFPLVHTPKLYGYENDPERFARFCLAAMHALLHLPHVDVLHAHDWGAGLLPAMIQYAAPHPRLHGISTAFTIHNLQHQGRWSPQDVLSWTHLPSYLVHPDGIEFFGDVNYIKSGIRYADVVTTVSPTYAQEITTPTYGEGLEGILRQSQYQGKLRGILNGLDTERWDPRVDPDIIQFGDYAGKQAATKALREEFNFDDKPILAAVTRLATQKGLDLILPFLKEVLEDWNVLILGGGDANLEGIFTVLDEHVPSFKFRTGMQEALSHRIYAGADAFLMPSRFEPCGLSQMISMRYGTLPIVRDTGGLHDTVPPHIGFRFRDATPQALRNVLKEARGVYEDRQAWAHRVQEGMKQDFSWEKAAAEYIALYRTLLED, via the coding sequence ATGATGCCGCATTCTAAATTGCACGTCCTGCACGTCTCCACCGAGGTGTTTCCCTTTTCAAGAACCGGAGGTCTGGCCGATGTCGCCGGAGCCCTCCCTTACGCCCTGCAGAAACACGGGCATGAATCCAGCACCCTGAGCCCCTGGTACGAGACCCTCAACACCCCCACAGCCCCCGAGGTGATCAAGACCTTCCACGTGTACGGAATTGGTGATGTGGTGCTTGGGCGGGTGGAACTCGATGGGGTAAACCATTACTTCCTCAATTTCCCCCTGGTCCACACCCCCAAACTCTATGGGTACGAGAACGACCCTGAGCGTTTCGCCCGCTTCTGTCTGGCCGCCATGCATGCCCTGCTGCACCTGCCCCATGTGGATGTGCTGCACGCCCATGACTGGGGTGCAGGCCTGCTGCCCGCCATGATCCAGTACGCTGCGCCCCACCCCAGGCTTCACGGCATCAGCACGGCCTTCACCATCCACAACCTGCAACACCAGGGCCGCTGGAGCCCTCAGGATGTGCTGTCCTGGACCCACCTGCCCTCTTATCTGGTTCACCCGGATGGAATCGAATTCTTCGGAGATGTGAATTACATCAAGTCTGGGATTCGCTATGCCGATGTGGTCACCACCGTGTCCCCCACCTACGCCCAGGAAATCACCACCCCCACTTACGGAGAAGGGCTGGAAGGCATCCTCAGGCAGAGCCAGTACCAGGGCAAACTGCGCGGCATCCTCAACGGCCTCGACACCGAACGCTGGGACCCCAGGGTGGACCCGGACATCATCCAGTTTGGCGATTACGCAGGAAAACAGGCCGCCACCAAAGCCCTGCGCGAAGAATTCAACTTCGATGACAAACCCATCCTGGCTGCAGTCACCCGGCTTGCCACCCAGAAAGGTCTGGACCTGATCCTGCCCTTCCTGAAGGAAGTCCTGGAAGACTGGAACGTGCTGATCCTCGGAGGAGGAGACGCCAACCTGGAAGGCATCTTCACCGTGCTGGATGAGCATGTCCCTTCCTTCAAGTTCCGCACGGGCATGCAGGAAGCCCTCTCACACCGCATCTACGCCGGGGCAGACGCCTTCCTGATGCCCAGCCGTTTCGAGCCCTGCGGTCTGAGCCAGATGATCAGCATGCGCTACGGGACCCTGCCCATCGTGCGCGACACTGGAGGGCTCCATGACACCGTGCCCCCTCACATCGGCTTCCGCTTCCGGGACGCCACCCCACAGGCCCTCAGGAATGTCCTCAAAGAAGCCCGTGGAGTCTACGAGGACCGCCAGGCCTGGGCCCACCGGGTGCAGGAAGGCATGAAGCAGGACTTCTCCTGGGAGAAGGCCGCTGCAGAGTACATTGCACTGTACCGGACACTGCTGGAAGATTGA
- a CDS encoding bifunctional diguanylate cyclase/phosphodiesterase — protein MIPFHKNPLGLPRVSSTLRQMLQGVQGWMFLVSPEGRVLQVSETAIQDLKLGERLSGMPLQDLGCWTADSRQRLSQLFSQPLSGGQELHLELVGHARIPFTLTPIQGATGKTTSVILEAHPRMDGSAIQGVLEHAQTALAVVDAQEQLVWGNRRLSQLLGVPHEDLTQVNLPKVVGLSLEDDTLNDLQFHTKWLREDGQAVWIAVGVSQVTLEDSTTYTLLELQDATSELAMRQELEGMKSQLEFALESSGVGTWEWEVQHNTLKWDARMCEMYGIRSEEFTGHFEDWPRLVHPEDSAKVVGFTFQTLNGQAHEAEFRILLPDGSVRHTKVVAHPIKDEAGHPLKIMGTSWDITREKRIELDLREAHRIAQIGSWKWDLVHRTLDWSEDFRRMLGYTSEGPAPDVETLTSLLTPHSLQALQEKFSETVLTQDDFALDLELSSKSKARWIHLRGRAAQNREGQVVMIYGTGQDISESKTAREELLALSNRLLLATEAGGIGIWEWDSESMCIEMDRKMTDLMHLADPTQSTQDVYRLIHERIHNDDQPLLEEFFRSVAEGRQQGQNILHADFRVLLPRGKVRVLRSHAKVLPGPTPETFRMLGTAWDITDQKTTEHLIRHQANHDALTDLPNRRLFFELLSQEIKNTHRTDQNCAVLFIDLDRFKEVNDTYGHQAGDELLKEVANRLKMCTRASDVLARLSGDEFVIMLTHLTEITPAAMIAERILAILSHPVRIGKENLTITASIGIAVYPEDADDANKLLVYADQAMYNAKNDGKNRYAFFQKAMQDQAVEKRTLTIELGQAIRRNELEMYYQPILDLNSHRIVKAEALLRWKHPEKGFISPAVFIPIAEESDLIHALGDWVFRAVIQQIKQWNAQHLEPIDVSVNVSAKQFLQKGTMERFMGYIQEAGILPERLIIEITESVFLQDAFEIAEQFRLIQEAGIRLALDDFGTGYSSLNYLTRFDTRFIKIDRSFVKNLTEDTSSPIIDAIIAMSHQLGKTVIAEGVETKQQVEWLKARDCDYVQGYYYARPMPAPDFVKFVHEFLQQGNPETP, from the coding sequence TTGATTCCCTTCCACAAAAATCCACTTGGACTTCCCAGGGTTTCTTCCACACTCCGGCAGATGCTGCAGGGGGTGCAGGGCTGGATGTTCCTGGTGTCTCCCGAGGGCAGGGTGCTGCAGGTCAGCGAGACCGCCATTCAGGACCTGAAACTGGGCGAGCGCCTTTCCGGGATGCCCCTGCAGGACCTCGGTTGCTGGACAGCAGACAGCAGACAGCGGCTGTCCCAGCTGTTCAGCCAGCCCCTTTCTGGAGGACAGGAATTGCATCTGGAACTGGTGGGGCATGCACGCATCCCGTTCACACTGACGCCGATTCAGGGGGCCACCGGGAAAACCACCAGTGTGATCCTTGAAGCACACCCCCGCATGGATGGAAGTGCCATTCAGGGTGTCCTGGAACATGCCCAGACGGCCCTCGCGGTGGTGGATGCACAGGAACAACTGGTGTGGGGGAACCGCAGGCTCTCACAACTTCTGGGGGTTCCCCATGAGGACCTGACGCAGGTGAACCTGCCGAAGGTGGTGGGCCTGAGCCTCGAAGATGACACCCTGAACGACCTGCAATTTCACACCAAATGGCTGCGTGAAGACGGTCAGGCCGTCTGGATTGCGGTGGGGGTCAGTCAGGTGACGCTGGAAGACAGCACCACTTACACCCTGCTTGAGCTGCAGGACGCCACCTCCGAACTCGCCATGCGACAGGAACTTGAGGGCATGAAAAGCCAGCTGGAATTTGCCCTGGAGAGCAGTGGGGTGGGCACCTGGGAGTGGGAGGTGCAGCACAACACCCTCAAGTGGGATGCCCGCATGTGCGAGATGTACGGGATTCGCAGCGAGGAATTCACCGGGCATTTCGAGGACTGGCCCCGTCTGGTGCACCCGGAGGACAGTGCCAAGGTGGTGGGTTTCACCTTCCAGACCCTGAACGGACAGGCCCACGAGGCCGAGTTCAGGATTCTCTTGCCCGATGGATCGGTGCGGCACACCAAGGTGGTGGCCCACCCGATCAAAGACGAGGCCGGGCATCCCCTGAAAATCATGGGCACCAGCTGGGACATCACCCGCGAGAAACGCATCGAGCTGGACCTGCGCGAGGCACACCGCATCGCCCAGATTGGCAGCTGGAAGTGGGATCTGGTGCACCGCACCCTGGACTGGTCTGAGGATTTTCGTCGCATGCTGGGGTACACCTCTGAGGGGCCTGCTCCCGATGTGGAAACGCTCACTTCCCTGCTGACCCCCCACAGCCTGCAGGCCCTGCAGGAAAAATTCAGTGAAACTGTGCTCACACAGGACGATTTCGCACTGGACCTTGAACTGAGCAGCAAAAGCAAGGCCCGCTGGATTCACCTGCGGGGCCGCGCCGCCCAGAACCGCGAAGGGCAGGTGGTGATGATCTACGGCACGGGTCAGGACATCTCCGAGAGCAAGACCGCCCGTGAGGAACTGCTGGCCCTGTCCAACCGCCTCTTGCTCGCCACAGAAGCCGGAGGGATTGGCATCTGGGAGTGGGACAGCGAAAGCATGTGCATCGAGATGGACCGCAAGATGACCGACCTGATGCACCTTGCCGACCCCACCCAGAGCACCCAGGATGTGTACCGCCTGATTCACGAGCGCATCCACAACGATGACCAGCCTCTGCTGGAAGAATTTTTCCGCTCGGTGGCCGAAGGAAGGCAGCAGGGACAGAACATCCTGCATGCCGACTTCCGGGTGCTCCTGCCCCGTGGGAAGGTGCGGGTGCTGCGCTCCCATGCCAAAGTTCTCCCTGGACCCACACCCGAGACCTTCCGCATGCTGGGAACTGCCTGGGACATCACCGACCAGAAAACCACCGAGCACCTGATCCGCCACCAGGCCAACCACGACGCCCTCACCGACCTGCCGAACCGACGCCTCTTTTTCGAGCTTTTGTCGCAGGAGATCAAGAACACCCACCGGACCGACCAGAATTGTGCGGTGCTGTTCATCGACCTGGACCGCTTCAAGGAAGTGAATGACACCTACGGGCACCAGGCCGGAGATGAACTTCTGAAGGAGGTCGCCAACCGCCTTAAAATGTGCACCCGGGCCAGCGATGTGCTCGCCCGGCTTTCCGGGGATGAGTTCGTGATCATGCTGACCCACCTCACCGAGATCACACCAGCCGCCATGATTGCCGAGCGCATCCTGGCGATCCTGTCCCACCCGGTGCGAATTGGCAAGGAGAACCTGACCATCACGGCCAGCATTGGAATCGCAGTCTATCCAGAAGATGCCGACGATGCCAACAAATTGCTGGTCTACGCAGATCAGGCCATGTACAACGCCAAGAACGACGGCAAGAACCGCTACGCCTTCTTCCAGAAGGCCATGCAGGACCAGGCCGTCGAGAAACGCACCCTCACCATTGAGCTGGGACAGGCCATCCGCAGAAATGAGCTGGAGATGTACTACCAGCCCATTCTGGACCTGAATTCACACCGCATCGTCAAGGCGGAAGCCCTTTTGCGCTGGAAGCATCCCGAGAAAGGGTTCATCAGTCCAGCGGTCTTCATTCCCATTGCCGAGGAAAGCGACCTGATCCACGCCCTGGGAGACTGGGTGTTCCGGGCAGTGATTCAGCAGATCAAACAGTGGAATGCCCAGCATCTGGAGCCCATCGATGTCTCTGTGAATGTGTCTGCCAAGCAGTTCTTGCAGAAGGGCACGATGGAGCGTTTCATGGGGTACATCCAGGAGGCAGGCATCCTACCAGAGCGTCTGATCATTGAGATCACCGAGAGTGTCTTCCTGCAGGACGCCTTCGAGATTGCAGAACAGTTCCGGCTGATTCAGGAGGCAGGCATCCGTCTGGCCCTTGATGACTTCGGGACCGGGTACTCCAGCCTGAACTACCTGACCCGCTTTGACACCCGCTTCATCAAGATTGACCGTTCCTTCGTCAAGAACCTCACCGAGGACACCTCAAGCCCCATCATCGATGCCATCATCGCCATGAGCCACCAGCTCGGGAAAACGGTGATTGCCGAGGGGGTGGAGACCAAACAGCAGGTGGAGTGGCTCAAAGCCCGCGATTGCGATTACGTGCAAGGGTATTACTATGCCCGGCCCATGCCTGCACCTGACTTTGTGAAGTTCGTGCATGAGTTCCTGCAACAGGGGAATCCAGAAACACCCTGA